GCACCTGCAGCAATCGATGGTCGTGGTCCCCAAGGACACCCCCGGCGTGACCGTAGGCATGCGCCCGACCGTCTTCGGGTACGCCGAGCACGGCGGTCACCCGGAGGTGATCTACCGTGACGTCGAGATCCCCGACGACCATCTGCTTGGCCAGGAAGGTGGCGGTTTCGCCATTGCGCAGGCCAGGTTGGGCCCGGGCCGGATCCACCACTGCATGCGCTCCATCGGCGTGGCCGAACGAGCGCTCGAGCTGATGGTCACACGCTCGCTCGAAAGGCACGCTTTCGGATCGAGCATCGCCCACAAGGGGCTCATCCAGGACTGGATCGCCGAGTCGCGCATAGAGATCGACATGGCTCGCGAGTACGTCTTGAAGACGGCGCATCTCATGGACACCGTCGGCAACAAGTCAGCCGCCACGGAAATCTCCGGCATCAAGGTCGCCGTTCCCAACATGGCGCTGAAGGTGATCGACCGGGCCATCCAGGTGCACGGAGCCGCGGGGCTCACGCAGTTCACCCCGCTCGCGCAGATGTACGCGCACATGCGCTCACTGCGGATCGCGGACGGGCCGGACGAGGTACACAAGATGACCATCGCCCGACGGGAGATCCGCAAGCACCAGCCGGCGTTCCGGATGCACTGATCAGATAGCGGTCGCCGCGTCCAGGTCGAGCGCGTGCCTGGCATGGCGGTGGGCCATGACCATGAACATCTCGTCGCCGCGCTCGGTCCGCTCGACGAGCATCGAAGCCGCGATCGCCATGATCAGCCCGGACCAGGTGCCGCGCCTGTAGTCGTGCCAGCAGCGATCCCATCCGTAACCTTGCACGCCCGCGGCAACCAGGCGGTCGTGGTACAGCCGCACCAGCCCCCCTTCGTGGGCCCGCCGGTCATCGAGCAGGAGCCCCGCCCCGATGAAGTAGGCGACGTCCGCCAGCGCGGGCCCGTGGGTGACTGTCTGCCAGTCGAGGACGGTCACCGACGCGCCCGTCCCCTCACCCGGCTTGCTGCCCGAAACGGCGGGTGATCCGGCGAAGAGGAGGTTGTCGAGACGGTAGTCGCCGTGCACGACGGTCCACGGCTCGGTGTCGCCGAGGATGAAGTCCGACAGCTTGGCGAACAGCTGGTCGCCCGCCTCGTGCACCTCCGGACCGAGCGACTCCGCATAACGCTCGCGGAATCCGTCCCACAACTGAGGTAGCAGACCCAGGTAGAACAGCTGCTGGCCCGAACGGTCGCGGTGGAGCCACGGCAGCTCCTTGAGCGACGGG
Above is a window of Acidimicrobiales bacterium DNA encoding:
- a CDS encoding acyl-CoA dehydrogenase family protein, producing the protein MPYAFSEAGLAVQQQVRRFMESTIYPNEDRYYEELESAPDGYPLVMDKLKAAAMERGLWNLFMPDLQPNGPGTRLSNVDYAPVSEMLGGVGFASEALNCSAPDTGNMEILHHYGTEIVKERWLAPLLAGEIRSAFSMTEPDSASSDATNIGLRIDRMPGGYRLNGRKWFSSGAGSQRCKVLVVMGKTDPGAPAHLQQSMVVVPKDTPGVTVGMRPTVFGYAEHGGHPEVIYRDVEIPDDHLLGQEGGGFAIAQARLGPGRIHHCMRSIGVAERALELMVTRSLERHAFGSSIAHKGLIQDWIAESRIEIDMAREYVLKTAHLMDTVGNKSAATEISGIKVAVPNMALKVIDRAIQVHGAAGLTQFTPLAQMYAHMRSLRIADGPDEVHKMTIARREIRKHQPAFRMH
- a CDS encoding phosphotransferase, which codes for MPSIADTPDSLTPAWLSAALAETLGDVKVESVDTAPVGTGQMCDTFRLILTYAPGPDIRTDPPRSIIAKLPSADPISRATALSLGSYENEVRFYQQLAPRLDVRTPRVYYADIEVETASFVLLLEDLSPAQPGDQLAGCSHADAVTAIDELVGLHAPLWDDPSLKELPWLHRDRSGQQLFYLGLLPQLWDGFRERYAESLGPEVHEAGDQLFAKLSDFILGDTEPWTVVHGDYRLDNLLFAGSPAVSGSKPGEGTGASVTVLDWQTVTHGPALADVAYFIGAGLLLDDRRAHEGGLVRLYHDRLVAAGVQGYGWDRCWHDYRRGTWSGLIMAIAASMLVERTERGDEMFMVMAHRHARHALDLDAATAI